ATTTTTTCAAATTCATATTCCTTGAATTTTTTCACGATTTTATCTGGTTTATTAAAACTACTCATCACAAGATATATCTCCCCTCCTTTATTCAGATAATTTTTAGCTTCCCTTAAAAATTTCTCTATTATTTCCTTTCCATTTTTTCCTCCGTCCCAAGCCAAACTTTCATTTTTTGTTGGAAGGTATGGAGGATTAAAAACAATCAAATCAAATTTTTCATTTATATTTTCAAATAAATTACTTTTAAAGCATTTTAAATTTAAACCATTTATTTTCGCATTCTTTATTGTATTTTCAACAGCTTTTTCATTTATATCAACAGCAACAACATTGCAGTCATTTTTTGCAAGATGGAGGGCAACAATACCGCATCCGCAACCCATATCAAGAGCTTTCTTTTCCTTTGCATTTATACTTTTTATTAATAAATAGCTATCTTCTTCTGGCTCATATACTCCTTCCATAACTTCAATTTTTAATTCATTGCTTATTTCCACAATAGAAAAATTTTTCTTATTTTTCTATTTTATCCTTATGAAAATTAGGTGGCTTGGGCATGCATGCTTTATAATTGAAGGGAGGGATAGAATTATAGTTGATCCATTTATAGAAGGAAACCCTCTTTGCAAGGAAAGTGTAAGCAACATAAAAGTTGATATAGTTGCAGTAACCCACAGCCACGCCGACCATTTAGGAAATGCAATTGAAATAGCAAAAAATAACAATGCGAAGATTGTTGCAATTCATGAAATTGCCTGCTATGCCCAGAATAAAGGTGTAAATGCTGAAGGAATAAACATTGGAGGGGGGATAAAAATAAGAAATACTGAAATTCATATGGTGCCCGCCTTCCATTCATCTGGCGACACATCTCCCGCTGGTTTGGTAATAGATACGGAAAAACCTGTTTATCATGCGGGCGATACATGCCTATTCTCCGATATGAAACTGATAGGTGAGATGTATAAGCCACATGTCGCTCTTTTGCCCATAGGAGGAAGATATACCATGGACGCAAGACAGGCGGCGATGGCAGTAAAGCTGATAAAACCAAAAATAGCAATTCCAATGCATTACAATACTTTTGATTTAATAAGATGTAATCCAGAGGAATTCAAAAAGCTAGCTGAGGCTGAAGTAATAATAATGAAGCCGAATGAGGAGATAGAGATCAAATAATTTTTCTTTTTCTCATTTCTTCCAAGCAATCATTAACTATTTCATCTATGCTTTTCTCAGCATTCACTATAAAAAATCTATCTTCCTTTGCTATTTCCAAATAATTTTTCTGAACCCTTTCCAAAAAATCTTCGTTTTCAAAAAAAACCTTCTTTCTTTTTATTCTTTCAATTGCTTTCTTTGGCTCTATTTTAAGCAAAATTGTTAAATCTGGTTTTATTAAAAATGGTTGCAGATTTAGAAGCCATTTTTCAGCATTTTCAAATTTTAACTGCTCTTTTTGATATGCAAGAGTTGAATCAAAGTAGCGGTCGCATATAACAATTTTTCCTTCTTTTAGCCATTTTTTTATTTCTTTTAAGTGCTCATTTCTATCAGCAGAGAAAAGAAGGGCAAGCGTCATTCCATCTGCCTGCTTATCTATTGCTTTTTTTATCATTTTTCCAATCCATCCATCTGTTGGCTCAGCTGTTAGTATGCTGTTTCCAATTTTTTCATGCAGAATTTTTGCAATTGTTGTTTTTCCAGAACCATCTATTCCTTCAATTGTTATCAATTTTCCTTTCATGGAATAAAACACGAATGTTTTTATATTTTTATCCAAAAAAAAGAGGGGAGGGGGATGAATGCAATCCTGCATATGCCCGCTTTAGGGCGCTTTATTATA
This genomic stretch from Thermoplasmatales archaeon harbors:
- a CDS encoding methyltransferase; amino-acid sequence: MEGVYEPEEDSYLLIKSINAKEKKALDMGCGCGIVALHLAKNDCNVVAVDINEKAVENTIKNAKINGLNLKCFKSNLFENINEKFDLIVFNPPYLPTKNESLAWDGGKNGKEIIEKFLREAKNYLNKGGEIYLVMSSFNKPDKIVKKFKEYEFEKISEKKFFFEAIYVYKIRIKFS
- the tmk gene encoding dTMP kinase, producing MKGKLITIEGIDGSGKTTIAKILHEKIGNSILTAEPTDGWIGKMIKKAIDKQADGMTLALLFSADRNEHLKEIKKWLKEGKIVICDRYFDSTLAYQKEQLKFENAEKWLLNLQPFLIKPDLTILLKIEPKKAIERIKRKKVFFENEDFLERVQKNYLEIAKEDRFFIVNAEKSIDEIVNDCLEEMRKRKII
- a CDS encoding metal-dependent hydrolase; this encodes MKIRWLGHACFIIEGRDRIIVDPFIEGNPLCKESVSNIKVDIVAVTHSHADHLGNAIEIAKNNNAKIVAIHEIACYAQNKGVNAEGINIGGGIKIRNTEIHMVPAFHSSGDTSPAGLVIDTEKPVYHAGDTCLFSDMKLIGEMYKPHVALLPIGGRYTMDARQAAMAVKLIKPKIAIPMHYNTFDLIRCNPEEFKKLAEAEVIIMKPNEEIEIK